In one window of Camelina sativa cultivar DH55 chromosome 15, Cs, whole genome shotgun sequence DNA:
- the LOC104747268 gene encoding pentatricopeptide repeat-containing protein At2g13420, mitochondrial-like isoform X1, whose amino-acid sequence MMLLKQISPAFQLRRRISTLSSDGFTLNLPKLEPSSDAELISQMLITNHNPFHFMESSLQLNGISLSPDLIHQTLLRLRHNSKIALSFFQYLRSLPCPSTPTPTSFNLIIDILGRVRQFDVVRQLIVEMDQTSPETFLILTKRLIAAGLTRQAVRAFDDAPCFLENRRFGVVEFGFLLDTLCKYGYTKMAVGVFNERKEEFGCDEKIYTILIAGWCKLRRIDMAEKFLAEMIESGIEPNVVTYNVLLNGICRTASLHPEERFERNVRNAEKVFDEMRQRGIEPDVTSFSIVLHMYSRAHKSELTLDKLKLMKAKGISPTIETYTSVVKCLCSCGRLEEAEELLETMVETGISPSSATYNCFFKEYKGRKDANGAMNLYRKMKTGLCKPSTQTYNVLLGTFINLGKMETVKEIWDDLKASETGPDLDSYTSLIHGLCSKEKWKEACGYFVEMIEKGYLPQKLTFETLYKGLIQSNKMKTWRRLKKKLDEESITFGSEFQRYPFEPYKR is encoded by the exons ATGATGCTGCTGAAGCAAATATCACCGGCGTTTCAACTTCGCCGCCGTATCTCCACCCTCTCCTCCGACGGTTTCACTCTCAATCTCCCAAAACTCGAACCCTCCTCCGACGCCGAATTAATCTCCCAAATGCTTATAACAAATCACAACCCATTCCACTTCATGGAATCATCTCTACAGCTCAACGGCATCTCACTCTCTCCCGACCTAATCCACCAAACCCTCCTCCGTCTCCGTCACAATTCCAAAATCGCCCTCTCCTTCTTCCAGTATCTACGCTCCTTACCTTGTCCTTCAACACCAACGCCAACCTCCTTCAATCTCATCATCGATATCCTTGGACGCGTTCGTCAATTCGACGTCGTTCGACAACTCATCGTGGAGATGGATCAAACCTCTCCTGAGACGTTTCTAATCCTAACCAAACGGTTAATCGCCGCGGGGCTTACGCGTCAAGCGGTTCGTGCTTTCGACGATGCGCCTTGTTTCCTCGAGAACCGTCGTTTCGGTGTTGTCGAGTTCGGGTTTCTTCTCGATACGCTTTGTAAGTACGGTTACACGAAGATGGCTGTTGGGGTTTTTAATGAAAGGAAAGAAGAGTTTGGGTGTGATGAGAAGATTTATACGATTTTGATTGCTGGTTGGTGTAAGCTTAGGAGGATTGATATGGCGGAGAAGTTTTTAGCGGAGATGATTGAGTCTGGGATTGAACCGAACGTTGTCACGTATAATGTTTTGCTCAATGGGATTTGTCGGACGGCGAGTTTGCATCCGGAAGAAAGGTTCGAGAGGAATGTGAGGAATGCAGagaaggtgttcgatgaaatgcgtCAGAGAGGGATTGAGCCTGATGTTACGAGTTTTTCCATCGTGCTTCATATGTATAGCCGAGCTCATAAGTCTGAGCTGACGTTGGATAAGTTGAAGCTGATGAAGGCGAAAGGGATCAGTCCGACGATTGAAACATACACTTCGGTTGTTAAATGTCTCTGTTCTTGTGGGAGATTGGAGGAAGCGGAAGAGTTGCTTGAAACAATGGTGGAAACTGGGATAAGCCCGTCTTCTGCGACATACAATTGTTTTTTCAAAGAATACAAAGGGAGGAAAG ATGCTAATGGGGCAATGAATCTGTATAGGAAGATGAAGACTGGATTGTGTAAACCAAGCACGCAGACGTATAATGTATTGTTGGGGACGTTTATCAATTTGGGGAAGATGGAGACTGTGAAAGAGATATGGGATGATCTGAAAGCAAGTGAAACTGGTCCGGATTTGGACTCGTATACGTCATTGATTCATGGGTTGTGTAGTAAGGAGAAATGGAAGGAGGCTTGTGGGTATTTTGTGGAGATGATAGAGAAGGGTTACTTGCCGCAAAAGCTAACGTTTGAGACATTGTATAAAGGATTAATACAGTCTAATAAGATGAAGACTTGgaggaggttgaagaagaaactcGACGAGGAATCTATCACATTCGGCTCTGAGTTTCAGAGATATCCTTTTGAGCCTTACAAGAGATGA
- the LOC104747268 gene encoding pentatricopeptide repeat-containing protein At2g13420, mitochondrial-like isoform X2 — protein sequence MMLLKQISPAFQLRRRISTLSSDGFTLNLPKLEPSSDAELISQMLITNHNPFHFMESSLQLNGISLSPDLIHQTLLRLRHNSKIALSFFQYLRSLPCPSTPTPTSFNLIIDILGRVRQFDVVRQLIVEMDQTSPETFLILTKRLIAAGLTRQAVRAFDDAPCFLENRRFGVVEFGFLLDTLCKYGYTKMAVGVFNERKEEFGCDEKIYTILIAGWCKLRRIDMAEKFLAEMIESGIEPNVVTYNVLLNGICRTASLHPEERFERNVRNAEKMFDEMRQRGIEPDVTSFSIVLHMYSRAHKSELTLDKLKLMKAKGISPTIETYTSVVKCLCSCGRLEEAEELLETMVETGISPSSATYNCFFKEYKGRKDANGAMNLYRKMKTGLCKPSTQTYNVLLGTFINLGKMETVKEIWDDLKASETGPDLDSYTSLIHGLCSKEKWKEACGYFVEMIEKGYLPQKLTFETLYKGLIQSNKMKTWRRLKKKLDEESITFGSEFQRYPFEPYKR from the exons ATGATGCTGCTGAAGCAAATATCACCGGCGTTTCAACTTCGCCGCCGTATCTCCACCCTCTCCTCCGACGGTTTCACTCTCAATCTCCCAAAACTCGAACCCTCCTCCGACGCCGAATTAATCTCCCAAATGCTTATAACAAATCACAACCCATTCCACTTCATGGAATCATCTCTACAGCTCAACGGCATCTCACTCTCTCCCGACCTAATCCACCAAACCCTCCTCCGTCTCCGTCACAATTCCAAAATCGCCCTCTCCTTCTTCCAGTATCTACGCTCCTTACCTTGTCCTTCAACACCAACGCCAACCTCCTTCAATCTCATCATCGATATCCTTGGACGCGTTCGTCAATTCGACGTCGTTCGACAACTCATCGTGGAGATGGATCAAACCTCTCCTGAGACGTTTCTAATCCTAACCAAACGGTTAATCGCCGCGGGGCTTACGCGTCAAGCGGTTCGTGCTTTCGACGATGCGCCTTGTTTCCTCGAGAACCGTCGTTTCGGTGTTGTCGAGTTCGGGTTTCTTCTCGATACGCTTTGTAAGTACGGTTACACGAAGATGGCTGTTGGGGTTTTTAATGAAAGGAAAGAAGAGTTTGGGTGTGATGAGAAGATTTATACGATTTTGATTGCTGGTTGGTGTAAGCTTAGGAGGATTGATATGGCGGAGAAGTTTTTAGCGGAGATGATTGAGTCTGGGATTGAACCGAACGTTGTCACGTATAATGTTTTGCTCAATGGGATTTGTCGGACGGCGAGTTTGCATCCGGAAGAAAGGTTCGAGAGGAATGTGAGGAATGCAGagaag ATGTTCGATGAAATGCGTCAGAGAGGGATTGAGCCTGATGTTACGAGTTTTTCCATCGTGCTTCATATGTATAGCCGAGCTCATAAGTCCGAGCTGACGCTGGACAAGTTGAAGCTGATGAAGGCGAAAGGGATTAGTCCGACGATTGAAACATACACATCGGTTGTTAAATGTCTCTGTTCTTGTGGGAGATTGGAGGAAGCGGAAGAGTTGCTTGAAACAATGGTGGAAACTGGGATAAGCCCGTCTTCTGCGACATACAATTGTTTTTTCAAAGAATACAAAGGGAGGAAAGATGCTAATGGGGCAATGAATCTGTATAGGAAGATGAAGACTGGATTGTGTAAACCAAGCACGCAGACGTATAATGTATTGTTGGGGACGTTTATCAATTTGGGGAAGATGGAGACTGTGAAAGAGATATGGGATGATCTGAAAGCAAGTGAAACTGGTCCGGATTTGGACTCGTATACGTCATTGATTCATGGGTTGTGTAGTAAGGAGAAATGGAAGGAGGCTTGTGGGTATTTTGTGGAGATGATAGAGAAGGGTTACTTGCCGCAAAAGCTAACGTTTGAGACATTGTATAAAGGATTAATACAGTCTAATAAGATGAAGACTTGgaggaggttgaagaagaaactcGACGAGGAATCTATCACATTCGGCTCTGAGTTTCAGAGATATCCTTTTGAGCCTTACAAGAGATGA
- the LOC104748646 gene encoding uncharacterized protein LOC104748646 produces MRAAVTASASASVSLRHLYGGFPCIVPSRSFSSLPFRSPRLCIFLRRNIRPRQLFLSRTYAASFSSCSGADSTYDVIVVGAGHAGCEAALASARLGASTLLLTLNLDRIAWQPCNPAVGGPAKSQLVHEVDALGGDIGKVADRCYLQKRILNVSRGPAVRSLRAQTDKREYAMEMKKIVESTENLSIREAMVTDILVGKNDNVAGVATFFGMDFYAPSVILTTGTFMSGKIWVGKKSMPAGRAGESVSQGLTENLQKLGFETDRLKTGTPARVDRRTIDFSNLEAQHGDEEVSWFSFDPEFHVEREQMCCYLTRTTNLTHQLIRDNLHETPTYGGWVEAKGPRYCPSIEDKIVRFKDKESHQIFLEPEGRDVPEIYVQGFSTGLPENLQLPLLRSLPGLENCSMLRPAYAVEYDYLPAHQCSRSLMTKKIEGLFFSGQINGTTGYEEAAAQGILSGINAARHSDGKKHIVLERESSYIGTLIDDLVTKDLREPYRMLTSRSEHRLLLRFDNADSRLTPLGRELGLIDDRRWKLYQEKQAKISEEKKRLKTVKISVAGGDLAAEVSNVSSQPVKESATLESLLKKPHVHYKLLEKHGFGNETLSRMEKECVEIDIIQVRPETIGQASRVGGVSPADITALLITLESNRRRTQEVKRGKILEHALAESSPQWVEDREHMVNTD; encoded by the exons ATGAGAGCCGCCGTCACCGCCTCCGCCTCCGCCTCAGTCAGTCTTCGCCATCTCTACGGCGGCTTCCCTTGTATTGTCCCCTCTCGTTCTTTTTCCTCCTTACCTTTTCGCTCTCCTCGTCTCTGCATCTTCCTCCGCCGCAACATCCGCCCTCGCCAACTCTTCCTTAGCCGTACATACGCCGCAAGCTTCAGTTCTTGTTCAG GTGCTGATTCGACCTACGACGTTATTGTGGTTGGTGCGGGACATGCTGGGTGTGAAGCGGCCCTAGCCTCTGCTCGATTGGGTGCTAGTACTCTGCTTCTCACATTGAACCTCGATCGAATAGCTTGGCAG CCTTGTAATCCAGCAGTAGGCGGACCAGCAAAATCACAATTGGTACATGAAGTTGATGCACTTGGTGGTGATATTGGGAAAGTTGCTGATAG ATGTTATTTACAGAAGCGTATTCTAAATGTCTCAAGAGGCCCTGCTGTAAGATCGTTACGTGCTCAGACCGACAAAAGAGAATATGCCATGGAGATGAAAAAGATAGTGGAAAG CACTGAAAATCTCTCTATTAGAGAGGCAATGGTAACAGATATCCTAGTTGGGAAGAATGACAATGTGGCAGGCGTAGCCACATTTTTCGGGATGGACTTTTATGCACCTTCCGTTATTCTCACCACCGGAACCTTTATGAGTGGGAAGATTTGGGTCGGTAAAAAGTCTATGCCAGCTGGAAGAGCTGGCGAGTCAGTTTCACAAGGATTGACAGAGAATTTGCAAAAACTTGGATTTGAAACAGATCGCTTAAAGACTGGTACTCCAGCGCGTGTGGATCGCCGGACTATAGACTTTTCCAATTTGGAGGCTCAACATGGAGACGAAGAG GTCAGCTGGTTTAGTTTTGACCCAGAATTTCATGTCGAGAGAGAGCAAATGTGCTGCTACCTAACTCGTACGACAAACTTAACACACCAATTAATCCGAGATAATTTGCATGAGACCCCAACTTATGGTGGATGGGTTGAAGCAAAAGGGCCTAGGTATTGCCCTTCCATTGAGGACAAG ATTGTTAGGTTCAAAGACAAAGAGTCCCATCAAATATTCCTCGAACCAGAGGGCCGAGACGTTCCTGAGATCTATGTGCAG GGATTTTCAACTGGCCTGCCAGAGAATCTCCAGCTGCCGCTTCTAAGAAGCTTGCCAGGACTTGAAAATTGCTCCATGCTTAGGCCTGCCTATGCTGTTGAGTATGATTATTTGCCAGCTCATCAGTGTTCTAGGTCCCTTATGACGAAGAAAATTGAAGGTCTTTTTTTCTCTGGTCAGATCAATGGCACAACTGGTTATGAAGAGGCTGCCGCACAG gGTATTTTATCTGGAATCAATGCTGCCAGACACTCGGATGGTAAGAAACACATTGTACTTGAGAGGGAAAGCAGTTATATAGGTACATTGATTGACGATTTAGTCACAAAGGATCTCAGAGAGCCATACCGCATGCTAACAAG CCGTTCAGaacatcgtcttcttcttcgattcgaTAATGCGGATAGTCGACTCACACCTCTAGGGCGTGAACTTGGATTGATAGATGATAGGCGATGGAAGTTGTACCAAGAGAAGCAAGCAAAGAtttcagaagagaagaagagactgaAAACTGTTAAGATTTCAG TTGCAGGAGGTGATTTGGCTGCTGAAGTTTCTAATGTGTCTTCTCAGCCAGTCAAAGAATCTGCAACACTAGAGAGTCTACTAAAGAAACCTCATGTCCACTACAAGCTTCTTGAGAAGCATGGCTTTGGAAATGAAACATTATCTAGAATGGAGAAAGAGTGTGTAGAGATCGATATA ATTCAGGTGAGACCAGAGACAATCGGGCAGGCAAGTAGAGTAGGCGGAGTCAGTCCTGCTGACATAACAGCTTTGCTCATAACACTAGAATCAAACCGAAGGAGAACTCAAGAGGTAAAGAGAGGAAAAATACTAGAGCATGCCTTGGCAGAATCGAGTCCACAATGGGTAGAAGATAGAGAGCATATGGTTAATACTGATTAA